The window CTGCAACTGGAACAAGGCTACGACACACCGCTAGGTGAAGGTGGAGCACGCCTTTCTACAGGTCAAAAACAATTGATCGCGATTGCCCGTGCGCTGGCGGGCAAACCCCGCATCTTGTTTTTGGATGAGGCCACATCACATATCGACAGCGAGACCGAGCAAGTCGTACAAACAGCGCTGACAGAACTGCGTGGCAGCGTGACCATCGTGGCGATTGCGCACCGTCTATCCACGATCCGCGACGCAGATCAGATTGTCGTGCTCAATCACGGCAATATTGCAGAACAAGGCACGCACGGACAATTGATGCTGCTGGACTCTGGCATTTATCAAAAACTGTATTTGCTGCAAACATTAGAAGACTAAGGAAGACATGAGTACTTTGATGAAATTAATCTTAGGCGGTATCGCGGTTCTGACGGCCTGTTTTCTCGGCGCTCTGATTTATATTTTTTTTGGTATCTTGCCCAATTTGCCGTCACTGGATGCAGTCACCGATTACCAGCCAAAAATACCGCTCCGCATCTATACCGCTGACAATGCGCTGATCGGCGAGTTTGGTGATGAACACAGAGATTTTGTCGCAATTAAAGATATTCCACCCGTCATGAAAAACGCTTTATTGGCGATTGAAGACAAGCGGTTTTACGAGCATAGCGGAATTGATTTTCGTAGCGCTTTTCGTGCACTGCTAGCAGATTTGAGCGGCGGTTTTCATCAGGGTGGCTCGACTATCACGATGCAAGTCACCCGTAATATTTTGCTGACACAAGAAAAAACCGTGATGCGCAAGTTTAAAGAAATTGTCTTAGCCTACCGCATCGAAGCGGCATTAAGCAAAGACCAGATTCTTGAGCTATACATGAATCAAATCTATCTCGGTCAACGTACCCATGGTTTTTCCAGCGCGGCGAACACCTACTTCGGTAAATCGCTGCAAGAGTTATCGATTGCAGAAGCCGCCATGCTGGCAGGTTTACCGCAAAATCCGGCGCGCCATAATCCCGCAGTCAATCCGCAACGCGCCAAGCAACGTCAGCTGTTAGTTTTAAAGGCGATGCAAGATGATGGTTATATTACGCAAGCCCAATATGATCAGGCCAGCAAAGAAGAACTGCATATCAGTAGCCGCCAGCAGTTTGATGCGCATGCTGATTATGTCGCAGAAATTGCGCGTCAAAGTATCGTCGCTGAGTATAAAGACGCCGCCTATACCAGCGGCCTGAAGGTCTACACCACGATTTATAAAGCCGAGCAAGACGCCGCATACGAATCATTACGTCGTAATGTCATGGCCTACGACCAGCGTCATGGATATCGTGGCCCTGAGGCGTTTATTGAGTTACCCACAGACGAAGATGAACGTGATGATGCCATCGATGCCTTGATGCTCAAGCATCCTGCCAATGATAAATTGCTGCCCGCCGTTGTGCTGGAAGTTAGTCCAAAATCACTCAAAGCAGAAATGGCGTCCGGCGATACAATTACCCTCAGCGGAGAGACCTTGCGCTTTGCGGACAAAGCCTTGCAAAACAATGCTAACCGCGATTTAAAAATACGTCCCGGCGCTTTGATACGTGTGATGCAAGACGCCAAAAAGCGCTGGACGATCAGTCAATTGCCGGAAGTAGATGCCGCCTTCGTCGCCCTGAATGCGCAAGATGGTTCGTATCGTGCGATGGTCGGTGGATTTGATTTCAACCGCAAACAATTTAATCATGTGACCAGTGCGTGGCGCCAGCCTGGTTCGTCGATCAAGCCCTTTATTTATTCTGCTGCGTTGGAAAAAGGCTATTCGCCAGCCACCATCGCCAACGACGTGCAATTGTCCGAAACCAGTACTGAAGATTTAAAATGGGATCCACGCAATGACGATGGCAAATACGATGGACCTATCAGTTTGCGTACCGCATTAGCACAATCTAAAAACGTGGTCTCAGTGCGTTTGCTGCGCGCAATCGGTGCCAGCTATGCACGTGATTACTTACCTCGCTTCGGTTTTGATATCACCAAACAACCACAAAATCTGACGCTGGCGCTGGGTACCGGATCAGTCACGCCACTCCAGGTTGCGGCTGCTTATGCGGTATTTGCTAATGGCGGTTATCAGATTAAACCGTGGCTGATTCAAAAAATTACCGACTCACGTGGCAAAGTATTATCCGACATTAAACCACCCGCCGTTGCGCAAGAAGATGCCAGAGTTATTGACGGTCGTAACGCCTTTATCATGGACAGCATGCTGCGTGAGGTCGTCAGAACAGGCACCGGTGCATCTGCTACACCACGCTTAGGACGACATGACATTGCGGGCAAAACGGGTACCAGCAGCGATGCGGTCGATGGCTGGTTTGCAGGCTATGCGGGCAACTTAGTAGCAGTAGCATGGATGGGATACGACGATCCAAAGTCACTGGGCGGCAGAGAATTTGGCGCGACTTTATCGCTACCAATCTGGATCGACTATATGCATCAGGCAATGGCAGGCAAACCGGAACTACAACGCGCTGTGCCAGAGAATGTATCCAATGCAGAAGGCGATTGGATGTATAACGAATTTATGAACGGTGCAGGCGTTAAAACTTTTGATCTCGACCTCCCCGCCATACCGTCAACTGCGCCAGCGCCACTACCTAATCAAGAAATCATCAAATAAAAAAAGCCCGCTACAAGAGCGGGCTAAAATCCTTACCTTTGGAGAGTATCAAGGATGAAACAAGTATATGGTGAAAATATTACGGAGTAATGACAAGCCGAACTTGAGTCTGCTTTTTTCGGACTGTAGATTACTCTAGATTACTGTCCGTTACTGACCATTAATGACCGGGGGCGCTCGAACCCCAAGTGCAAAAAAATGCCCGCTGGACTAGCGGGCAAAATCTACCATCTGGAGAGAGTAGAAACCGGTAAGTTACATCGTGCCAATCTGTGTAAGACCTGTCTTAAAATTGGCTACAGAACATGGACAAATTAGGCGGCAATAGGTTCCGCACAATCAAGATTTCTCA of the Undibacterium sp. 5I1 genome contains:
- a CDS encoding penicillin-binding protein 1A, which translates into the protein MKLILGGIAVLTACFLGALIYIFFGILPNLPSLDAVTDYQPKIPLRIYTADNALIGEFGDEHRDFVAIKDIPPVMKNALLAIEDKRFYEHSGIDFRSAFRALLADLSGGFHQGGSTITMQVTRNILLTQEKTVMRKFKEIVLAYRIEAALSKDQILELYMNQIYLGQRTHGFSSAANTYFGKSLQELSIAEAAMLAGLPQNPARHNPAVNPQRAKQRQLLVLKAMQDDGYITQAQYDQASKEELHISSRQQFDAHADYVAEIARQSIVAEYKDAAYTSGLKVYTTIYKAEQDAAYESLRRNVMAYDQRHGYRGPEAFIELPTDEDERDDAIDALMLKHPANDKLLPAVVLEVSPKSLKAEMASGDTITLSGETLRFADKALQNNANRDLKIRPGALIRVMQDAKKRWTISQLPEVDAAFVALNAQDGSYRAMVGGFDFNRKQFNHVTSAWRQPGSSIKPFIYSAALEKGYSPATIANDVQLSETSTEDLKWDPRNDDGKYDGPISLRTALAQSKNVVSVRLLRAIGASYARDYLPRFGFDITKQPQNLTLALGTGSVTPLQVAAAYAVFANGGYQIKPWLIQKITDSRGKVLSDIKPPAVAQEDARVIDGRNAFIMDSMLREVVRTGTGASATPRLGRHDIAGKTGTSSDAVDGWFAGYAGNLVAVAWMGYDDPKSLGGREFGATLSLPIWIDYMHQAMAGKPELQRAVPENVSNAEGDWMYNEFMNGAGVKTFDLDLPAIPSTAPAPLPNQEIIK